Proteins encoded together in one Porites lutea chromosome 2, jaPorLute2.1, whole genome shotgun sequence window:
- the LOC140927221 gene encoding uncharacterized protein, producing MAMEAQSERCLSPIYSPPVIITPDNSSYPTKLRAKKIHSRTSLATDRFSCISFLTTSHRSDYSVWIPRWRSLPCNLEEEIFYDDCPEFLKAWSRYRITNMTRRYKTMDYIHMVLDDTSREIYTEIDGCCGGDLSASVGLSVSRDLLNSPADFTETGSGIVPRSASDENIQYYDQEFDKQWNLTQMNLSYAFPSSRSCSSENLNAEQKTFNRIEKWLRKCNSGTNRQ from the coding sequence ATGGCTATGGAGGCACAAAGTGAACGATGTTTATCTCCTATTTATTCTCCTCCTGTTATTATAACTCCAGATAACTCAAGTTATCCGACCAAACTCCGTGCTAAGAAAATTCATTCCCGGACTTCATTGGCCACCGATCGATtttcctgcatttcttttctcACCACCAGCCACCGTAGCGATTACTCTGTTTGGATTCCAAGATGGCGAAGCTTGCCGTGTAATTTGGAAGAAGAAATCTTTTACGACGATTGCCCAGAATTTCTCAAAGCCTGGTCTCGATATCGCATCACTAATATGACTCGTCGGTATAAAACGATGGATTATATCCATATGGTACTCGACGATACAAGCAGAGAAATCTATACAGAAATAGACGGTTGCTGCGGCGGTGACCTGTCAGCCTCTGTGGGGCTATCAGTGAGTAGGGACTTACTAAACAGTCCCGCCGATTTTACGGAAACTGGCTCTGGCATTGTACCGCGGAGCGCATCAGACGAAAACATACAATATTATGATCAGGAATTTGATAAACAGTGGAACCTGACTCAAATGAATTTGAGTTATGCTTTCCCATCCTCTCGCTCTTGTTCCAGCGAAAATCTTAACGCAGAGCAAAAAACTTTCAACAGGATCGAAAAATGGTTACGGAAATGTAATAGTGGAACGAACCGCCAGTGA
- the LOC140929077 gene encoding secreted frizzled-related protein 3-like, with protein sequence MQFVRVFSLTLVVLVTDGFRFHLDSQKCEEITIPLCRRVLPYNLTRFPNLVGDRNQVFANRSVQQYSPRMHELNCSRHAVFFLCSFYAPICLPGMDESEENIKPCRSFCEQVRRDCAGSLGYWPRFAKCEELPNFSDGVCVQPESFEVVQRPTSVINPEPCQGRTPINYDSSTIDRYDYVIKFKVILIERRQNKGSIIHGKVGRVIKQNNVTIHKGRVKIWSNTESTCPSLRTGNIFLIGGYENALRRKLLLTSKSLIESWNEGTMRKIRKWQKGESNVLTKIQGRRLSKL encoded by the exons ATGCAGTTTGTGCGAGTGTTTTCGCTTACTTTAGTTGTCCTTGTAACAGATGGATTTCGGTTTCATTTGGACTCACAGAAGTGCGAAGAGATTACTATTCCGTTATGTCGTCGAGTCTTGCCATACAACTTGACCCGATTCCCTAACTTAGTAGGCGACCGCAATCAAGTCTTCGCCAATAGATCGGTACAGCAATACAGTCCACGTATGCATGAGTTAAACTGCTCCAGACACGCCGTGTTTTTCCTTTGCTCCTTCTATGCACCTATCTGCTTACCAGGAATGGATGAGTCAGAAGAGAACATCAAGCCATGTCGCTCCTTCTGCGAGCAGGTTCGAAGGGATTGTGCTGGCTCATTAGGATACTGGCCGAGGTTTGCTAAGTGCGAAGAACTTCCCAACTTTTCCGATGGAGTTTGCGTGCAGCCCGAGTCATTTGAAGTTGTTCAAAGACCTACAA GTGTTATAAATCCTGAGCCCTGCCAAGGAAGGACGCCCATTAACTATGACAGTTCCACTATCGACCGATACGACTACG TGATCAAATTTAAAGTGATCCTGATTGAAAGGCGTCAAAACAAAGGATCAATAATACACGGCAAAGTTGGACGAGttataaagcaaaataatgtCACTATTCATAAGGGTCGCGTGAAGATTTGGAGCAACACAGAATCTACCTGCCCGTCCCTTCGGACGGGAAATATTTTCTTGATTGGTGGGTACGAAAATGCCTTGAGAAGAAAATTGCTTCTGACATCGAAGAGCCTCATAGAGTCCTGGAATGAAGGAACTATGAGAAAGatcagaaaatggcaaaaaggGGAGAGTAACGTTTTAACAAAAATACAAGGAAGAAG gtTATCAAAATTGTGA
- the LOC140929078 gene encoding sodium channel modifier 1-like, whose amino-acid sequence MSFKRVGDDPTALRIQKKQRVSDLLLEDIPDDEAKLLKNGRFACVVCKHCPVFDTVAMLSIHRQGKKHLANAKVRLEKLKEDAELRQKREHLKYLETLGTDLSEEQAPLLKITQLKTERALQGSKQLIGCTKNETKPNNVPFFQSRKYITLNLSDVRTGNINRTESNILTNPGRGKPKQSFFQCKQTFNPPVTSTTASVGKSTSKDSSETGSNSHSNTPSSSESGKLPNGTSDVKKVLSPSEKARREHFSRLRQAGWIMGLDGKWYKDENAEFDSDEDEPPPLPP is encoded by the exons ATGTCCTTTAAACGAGTCGGCGATGATCCCACTGCACTGAGAATACAAAAG AAACAGCGAGTTTCTGACCTATTACTGGAAGATATTCCTGATGACGAGGCTAAACTCTTAAAAAATGGAAG GTTTGCTTGTGTGGTGTGTAAGCACTGTCCTGTGTTTGACACTGTTGCAATGTTAAGTATTCACAGGCAAGGAAAGAAACATTTAGCCA ATGCTAAGGTAAGACTAGAGAAGCTGAAGGAAGATGCTGAGTTGCGGCAAAAGAGAGAGCATTTGAAATACCTGGAGACACTAGGAACTGATTTGAGCGAAGAACAAGCCCCATTACTGAAAATCACACAACTAAAGACGGAACGTGCTTTACAAGGATCAAAACAGCTGATTGGGTGTACAAAGAACGAAACAAAACCGAACAATGTGCCTTTCTTTCAGTCACGAAAATATATCACACTTAATCTCAGTGATGTAAGAACAGGAAATATAAACAGGACAGAATCAAACATCTTGACAAATCCAGGCCGAGGAAAACCAAAGCAGTCTTTCTTTCAATGTAAGCAAACTTTTAACCCACCCGTAACTAGCACAACAGCATCAGTTGGAAAATCAACTTCAAAGGATTCATCAGAGACTGGGAGCAATTCTCACTCAAACACACCAAGCTCCAGTGAATCTGGCAAGCTTCCCAATGGTACAAGTGATGTTAAGAAAGTTCTAAGTCCTAGCGAAAAAGCTAGGAGAGAGCATTTTTCTCGCCTGCGGCAAGCTGGGTGGATCATGGGCTTGGATGGAAAGTGGTACAAGGACGAGAATGCTGAATTTGATTCGGATGAAGACgaaccaccaccactaccaccataA